One Triticum dicoccoides isolate Atlit2015 ecotype Zavitan chromosome 4B, WEW_v2.0, whole genome shotgun sequence genomic window carries:
- the LOC119294486 gene encoding 1-aminocyclopropane-1-carboxylate oxidase homolog 1-like translates to MASDSDRLPALKAFDDTKAGVKGLVDAGVTTIPSIFHHPLPIEHTDHDHHFTIPVIDLAAATGVTTTTPSKRAELVGAVKAAAETVGFFQVVNHGVPKAVMSEILAAVRGFHEEPAEAKAAYYSRDLGRPVRYWSNFDLFQSPAAQWRDTLYMETTPELPPPEEIPPTCRPIALEYARLMQQLGRTLLELLSEALGLRSGHLEEDAACLERLAGHYYPSCPELHLTLGTTRHSDPCFLTVLLQDAVGGLQVLLKEDYNGGGNNNNSSSNNNNKSSAVWVDVPAVEGALVVNVGDFLQIVSNDRFKSVEHRVVAQSTGPRVSVVCFFRRQDAPTSTRVLRPIVADGEARFRSTTMAELIRHNRAKGLDGSSALQHLRL, encoded by the coding sequence ATGGCCTCCGACTCGGATCGCCTTCCTGCGCTCAAGGCCTTCGACGACACCAAGGCCGGTGTCAAAGGTCTCGTTGATGCGGGCGTCACCACCATCCCCTCCATCTTCCACCATCCACTGCCCATAGAGCACACAGATCATGATCACCACTTCACCATCCCGGTCATCGACCTCGCGGCTGCCACGGGTGTTACTACTACCACACCATCCAAGCGAGCTGAGTTGGTTGGAGCGGTGAAGGCGGCCGCAGAGACGGTGGGCTTCTTCCAGGTAGTGAACCATGGCGTGCCCAAGGCGGTCATGTCGGAGATACTCGCGGCGGTGCGGGGATTCCATGAGGAGCCGGCAGAGGCCAAGGCAGCGTACTACAGCCGGGACCTTGGTCGGCCCGTGAGGTACTGGAGCAACTTTGACCTGTTCCAGTCACCGGCGGCCCAGTGGCGCGACACCTTGTACATGGAGACGACGCCAGAGCTGCCGCCACCGGAGGAGATCCCACCCACGTGCCGGCCCATCGCGCTGGAGTACGCGAGGTTGATGCAGCAGCTGGGACGCACCCTGCTTGAGCTGCTGTCGGAGGCGCTGGGCCTTCGCAGTGGCCACCTGGAGGAGGACGCGGCATGTCTAGAGAGGCTCGCCGGCCACTACTACCCGTCCTGCCCGGAGCTGCACCTGACACTGGGCACCACACGCCACTCTGACCCTTGCTTCCTCACCGTGCTTCTCCAGGACGCTGTCGGTGGCCTCCAGGTGCTACTCAAAGAAGACTACAATGGCggcggcaacaacaacaacagcagcagcaacaacaacaacaagtcgtCTGCTGTGTGGGTGGATGTGCCGGCGGTGGAAGGTGCGCTGGTAGTGAATGTCGGCGACTTCCTGCAGATCGTCTCCAATGACAGGTTCAAGAGTGTGGAGCACCGCGTGGTGGCCCAGAGCACCGGGCCTCGCGTCTCCGTGGTCTGCTTCTTCCGAAGACAGGACGCGCCCACGTCCACCAGAGTGCTAAGGCCAATCGTCGCTGACGGCGAGGCACGCTTCAGGAGCACGACGATGGCAGAGCTTATCCGGCACAACAGGGCCAAGGGCCTCGACGGCAGCTCTGCGCTGCAGCACCTGAGGCTCTGA
- the LOC119294487 gene encoding geraniol 8-hydroxylase-like, with product MELLLFCTTVFIIIVSSLYLLGLLADRRRNLPPGPCPLPLVGNLLSLGALPHRTLARLAERHGPIMAIRLGTVTTVVASSPDAARDILQRHDAAFSGRSIPDGTHVFAHNTHSMGWLPASSPRWRALRKVCSGELFAPHRLDMHHTLRQEKVHQLVSHVTQLAREGTPVRVGRLGFTTALNLLSSTIFSTDLADLDDRHVKPWEFKAMLAELNVTVGLPNLSDFIPEVAWLDPQGLRRRIEGLFTRLHSMIGERIERQIQDRATTVGEPTKKNFLDVLLDYRNTDDDQGFECQTVLSLISDLFSAGTDTSSATVEWAMAELLLNPSCMSRAREELDQVIGSKEQVEESDIGQLKYLQAIVKETFRLHPPAPFLLPHVAERTTQVRGYTVPKGARILVNVWAIGHDGKVWPEPEKFMPERFLEKEVDFKGRDFELLPFGSGRRMCPGWMLAARMVHLMLASLLHRFEWRLPVDVEKKGLDMGERLGVNLSMATPLEAIATPV from the exons ATGGAGCTCCTCTTGTTTTGCACAACAGTTTTCATCATCATCGTCTCCTCTCTATACCTCTTAGGCCTCTTGGCCGACCGTCGTCGCAACCTGCCCCCTGGTCCTTGCCCACTACCACTCGTCGGCAACCTCCTCTCCCTGGGCGCACTACCACACCGCACCCTCGCGCGCCTCGCGGAGCGCCACGGCCCAATCATGGCGATCCGCCTAGGCACAGTCACCACCGTCGTCGCCTCCTCCCCAGACGCCGCCCGTGACATCCTCCAGCGCCATGATGCAGCTTTCTCGGGGCGCTCCATCCCAGACGGCACCCACGTGTTCGCACACAACACACACTCCATGGGTTGGCTCCCGGCCAGCAGCCCCCGATGGCGCGCCCTACGCAAGGTGTGCTCGGGTGAGCTCTTCGCGCCGCACCGTCTCGACATGCACCACACTCTGCGCCAGGAGAAGGTGCATCAACTCGTCTCCCACGTGACGCAGTTGGCACGAGAAGGCACACCCGTTCGCGTTGGCCGCCTGGGTTTTACGACAGCGCTTAACCTCCTCTCGTCCACCATCTTCTCAACCGACTTGGCCGACCTCGACGACCGCCATGTCAAGCCTTGGGAGTTCAAGGCCATGCTCGCAGAGCTAAACGTGACCGTCGGACTGCCAAACCTATCGGACTTCATCCCTGAAGTCGCGTGGCTAGACCCTCAGGGGTTGAGGAGACGCATCGAGGGCTTGTTCACGCGGCTACATTCCATGATCGGCGAGCGGATCGAGCGTCAGATCCAGGACCGCGCCACCACCGTAGGGGAACCGACCAAGAAAAACTTCCTGGACGTGCTGCTCGACTACCGCAACACTGACGATGACCAGGGCTTCGAGTGCCAGACGGTCCTCTCATTGATTTCG GACTTGTTCAGTGCTGGGACGGATACAAGTTCAGCCACCGTAGAATGGGCGATGGCGGAGCTGCTACTGAATCCATCATGCATGTCGAGAGCCCGCGAAGAGCTCGACCAAGTGATAGGCTCTAAAGAGCAGGTCGAGGAGTCGGACATTGGACAGCTCAAGTACCTCCAAGCCATCGTTAAGGAGACGTTCCGGCTCCATCCTCCGGCGCCATTCCTGCTGCCGCATGTGGCGGAGAGGACGACACAGGTCCGGGGATACACAGTTCCCAAGGGCGCGCGCATTCTGGTGAACGTGTGGGCCATTGGACATGACGGCAAGGTATGGCCCGAACCGGAAAAGTTCATGCCGGAGAGGTTCCTGGAGAAGGAGGTGGACTTCAAGGGCCGAGACTTCGAGCTCCTGCCCTTTGGGTCCGGGAGGAGGATGTGTCCGGGGTGGATGCTGGCTGCTCGCATGGTTCATCTCATGCTCGCGTCCTTGCTGCATCGCTTTGAGTGGAGGCTTCCCGTAGATGTGGAGAAGAAGGGGCTGGACATGGGTGAAAGGCTTGGGGTCAACTTGTCCATGGCTACGCCCCTTGAGGCTATAGCCACGCCagtttga
- the LOC119294488 gene encoding uncharacterized protein LOC119294488 — MSLACGLPLLECVYCLGCARWAWKRCVHSGHHDSATWGHAAAADFAPVPRMCRLVMANYAPPDLLAAPPLLLDPACVVRRRTYADTGGRVTPYLVYLDHAHADIVLALRGLNLGRESDYALLLDNRLGKRRFDGGYVHNGLLRAAGWVLDRECDLLRDLLDRYPEYTLTFTGHSLGAGVAAMLTMVVVLNLDKLGKVERARTRCYAMAPARCMSLNLAVRYADVINSVVLQDDFLPRTATPLEDIFKSILCLPCLLCLRCLKDTCIPEDAMLKDPRRLYAPGRIYHIVERKSFRCGRYPPVVKTAVPVDGRFEHVVLSCNATMDHAIVWIEREGQRALDLMLEKERAMAAPSNQRMERDETAVQREHMEEHKAALRRAATLSVSGMASIYGTFDGGPRPERSESFPPPASSRQQPRVSWNDLIEQVFDKDEDGQIVLRSPSPPSSR; from the exons ATGTCGCTGGCGTGCGGGCTGCCGCTGCTGGAGTGCGTCTACTGCCTGGGGTGCGCGCGGTGGGCGTGGAAGCGGTGCGTCCACTCCGGCCACCACGACAGCGCCACCTggggccacgccgccgccgccgacttcgCGCCCGTGCCCCGGATGTGCCGCCTCGTCATGGCCAACTACGCCCCGCCcgacctcctcgccgccccgccgctccTCCTCGACCCGGCCTGCGTCGTGCGCCGCCGCACCTACGCCGACACGGGGGGCCGGGTCACGCCCTACCTCGTCTACCTCGACCACGCGCACGCCGACATCGTGCTCGCGCTGCGCGGCCTCAACCTCGGCCGCGAGTCCGACTACGCGCTGCTCCTCGACAACCGCCTCGGCAAGCGCCGCTTCGACGGCGGCTACGTCCACAACggcctcctccgcgccgccggctGGGTGCTCGACAGGGAGTGCGACCTGCTCCGGGACCTCCTCGACCGGTACCCTGAGTACACGCTCACCTTCACGGGCCACTCGCTCGGCGCGGGCGTCGCGGCCATGCTCACCATGGTCGTCGTGCTCAACCTCGACAAGCTCGGCAAGGTCGAGAGGGCCCGCACCCGGTGCTACGCCATGGCGCCCGCCCGCTGTATGTCGCTCAACCTCGCCGTCCGTTACGCCGACGTTATCAACTCCGTTGTGCTACAG GATGATTTCTTGCCTCGGACAGCCACTCCTTTAGAAGATATCTTCAAGTCGATTCTCTG TCTGCCATGTCTCCTATGTTTGAGATGTTTAAAGGACACTTGCATACCTGAAGATGCTATGTTAAAGGATCCAAGGAGGCTCTATGCACCAGGTCGGATATATCACATTGTGGAGAGGAAAAGTTTCAG GTGCGGAAGATATCCACCGGTGGTCAAAACAGCTGTGCCAGTAGATGGTAGATTTGAGCACGTCGTTCTTTCCTGTAACGCCACAATGGATCATGCCATTGTTTGGATCGAGCGGGAAGGCCAGAGAGCTCTGGAT CTGATGCTGGAGAAGGAGCGCGCGATGGCGGCACCATCGAACCAGCGGATGGAGCGGGACGAGACGGCGGTGCAGAGGGAACACATGGAGGAGCACAAGGCGGCGTTGCGCAGGGCCGCCACGCTGTCGGTATCGGGAATGGCGTCGATCTACGGCACGTTCGACGGCGGCCCACGGCCTGAGAGGAGCGAGAGCTTCCCGCCACCAGCGTCGTCGAGGCAGCAGCCACGGGTGAGCTGGAACGACCTGATAGAGCAGGTGTTTGACAAGGATGAGGACGGCCAGATAGTgctgcgcagcccctcccctccttccTCACGCTGA